The DNA window GTCTACGGGGCCGTCGTCATCTATCTACTAGCCGTGAGCGAACACTACGACGACCCGTTTCAGTGGATCACGGGGAACCGTTCTCCGAGCAAGTGAGGCCGCCGAACACGTCGCGAGTCCCAGCCCGCGTGAGTGAGTCCTCAGGCGATACATCTTTACTCGAGAGGGACGTATCTCTGCGTCCAATGGCGGCTTCGCTCGAGGACGAGTACGACTTCTGGCTGCTCGATTTAGACGGGACGCTCATCGACGTCGAGTGGTCTTACACCCGTGAGATATTCGACCGGGTCGGCACGAAACTCGGCCGCGAGTTCACCGACCGAGAGGCGGACATCCTCTGGAGTGGCCTCACCGGCTCGAGAAACCGTCAACTCGAGGAGTGGGGAATCGATCCCATCGCGTTCTGGGATGCCTTCCACGAGGAGGAGGATCCGCTCGTTCGGGCCGAACAGACCTACCTCCACGAGGACGCTGCGTTCGTCACCGACCTCGACGTGCCGGTCGGCCTGGTCACCCACTGCCAGAAGTTCCTCTGCGAGCCGGTGCTCGATCACCTCGACATTCACGACTGGTTCGACGCCCGACTGTGCTGTACCGAGCAGACGGGCTGGAAACCAGATCCGGAGCCAGTGCAGTCCGTGATGGACGATCTCGGCGTCGGTGACAACGGCCACGTCGGCGTCCTCGCCGGAGACGGGGCGAACGACGTCGGTGCAGCCTGGAACGCTGGACTCGATGCGATTCACGTCGAACGAGTCGGCCACGACCGACGCGGGCTATGTGTTCGAGGCGACTATCGCGTC is part of the Natronorubrum sediminis genome and encodes:
- a CDS encoding HAD family hydrolase, translating into MAASLEDEYDFWLLDLDGTLIDVEWSYTREIFDRVGTKLGREFTDREADILWSGLTGSRNRQLEEWGIDPIAFWDAFHEEEDPLVRAEQTYLHEDAAFVTDLDVPVGLVTHCQKFLCEPVLDHLDIHDWFDARLCCTEQTGWKPDPEPVQSVMDDLGVGDNGHVGVLAGDGANDVGAAWNAGLDAIHVERVGHDRRGLCVRGDYRVDSFDELF